The genomic window TCATTAGACTATTGTGCTTCCAAAGCTATCTCAGACTTCCCAACACATATGGATCCGGTTGAGTGTTTTCATGAAGATATGTAATGTGAGGCATCAAGTCAACTAATTTGGGTTGTATAGTTAAACACTACATGATCGAAATTTTTTATACTGAATAGCCTCTAATGTTCTTTTAGTCTTTCAAATTATCTACACTCATGGAATAACAAATCATTCATACTGAAcaatatcaattttttgttgttgacaaAATACTTAACAGTGTTATTGATATAAAAACAGTGTTACAAAATATAAGGAACATTATATATCATATTATACATTTTCAATTGGTAAcaaaaaggcttaattaatgATTACTATTGTTAATAGTGCcacatcggttgtgagatgacccaaatatatgtttataaagtagagacaattcTTACTTTACAAGACagttttgtaggattgagttagacccaacttTCAaatctaagatggtatcaggtttctgatcgggccatccaccatttatatccgcgcacCAAACCCAATAATGTTAGGCGCAAACGGGTGTGTTAAGAGTACCCCTGCcacatcggttgtgagatgACCTGGATATATGTTATAAAGTAGAGGTAATCCCCACCTTACAAGCTGATTTTGTAGAGTTGAGTTCGacccaactctcaattctaagaacTATTATAATTATACATCTATCATGATAAGTTAGGAACATCTATCTATCCATAGATCTGCAGTTTATCTATAGTTTGGAATGCTTTCTTGGTTTGCGCCTTAGTTTAGTGATCTCTGGTCATCTCATCTATGACCATCTATAATGTTCTGTAACTGTTGAGGCTGGCAAGGGACAGCAATAGCTCCTTTGTGCATGAAACCATACTCTTCCTGAGCTTGATCAAGTAGTCCTATAAATTCAGGATCACTCAAGTACTCTAACCCAATGATAAACCTTTTAATTTCTCCATCCTTCATTGCAACAACAGCAAAATATCCTTCCCTTACATCCTCTGCCACCAGCTCTTCACTGAAATCATGCCTTTTGTGTACAAAATGTGAGATACCTTTTTGTATCTTCCCAACAAAAGAAAGAACCATCTTTTACTTAATGTTTATAGTGTTTGGTGTTTTAATTTTCTGAACTTGAAAGCTTCTAATTTTTTGAGTTTGAAGATTCTATATGCTGAGTATTGATACTTATACTGTGAACATGCtgaaacacaagaaaaatgttTTTCGCGTAGTCACCGTGTGGTTCTAGAAGCCATACACTTGGCGATATAtgcattcatttatttatttttgataattcAATATATGCATTCATTGTGATCTATATTGTtcaatgaatattattattgataTGTCAATTTCTTCTTATTCAATACACGCTAAGCAGCTTGTATCTTTAGAGGGATGGCAAGACATGCTTGTCCCTACCGATAATAATATCAGAGAGTATGGTGCATTGTGTTTGTGTTGAATGGAAGGTGTCTTAACAGCCAcaattatcattttttaaagATCATTCTTGTGAATATGCATGGAGTCTCTTACTATTTGTTAGGTGGGATTTTTAGTTTGTAATGCATTCAAGTAATCTTAAAATTTAGTTTGAGTCCAActtaaccttacaaaaccgacttcTAACATGAGGGGCCgcttataaacacattttcaaaCAACTCATCCATTGTACTTGTAGTACTCTTTCTAAGAGTGAGCACTCGCTCGCACTTAGTAAGCATGAACC from Trifolium pratense cultivar HEN17-A07 linkage group LG1, ARS_RC_1.1, whole genome shotgun sequence includes these protein-coding regions:
- the LOC123895417 gene encoding auxin-induced protein 15A-like, whose translation is MVLSFVGKIQKGISHFVHKRHDFSEELVAEDVREGYFAVVAMKDGEIKRFIIGLEYLSDPEFIGLLDQAQEEYGFMHKGAIAVPCQPQQLQNIIDGHR